A genomic region of Planococcus kocurii contains the following coding sequences:
- a CDS encoding Leu/Phe/Val dehydrogenase: MEIFNRMEQHDYEQLVFCQDKSSGLKAIICIHDTTLGPALGGTRMWNYATEEEAIEDAIRLARGMTYKNAAAGLNLGGGKTVIIGDPLKDKNEEMFRAFGRFIQGLNGRYITAEDVGTTVADMDLIHEETDFVTGISPAFGSSGNPSPVTAYGAYIGMKAAALEAFGDDSLEGKTVAVQGVGNVAYPLCEYLHKEGAKLIVTDINQDAVNRAVEAFGATAVAPNDIYSQEADIFAPCAMGAIINDDTIPQLKVKVVAGSANNQLKEERHGDELEARGIVYAPDFVINSGGVINVADELYGYNNERAMKRVETIYDSITKIYAISKRDNVPSYIAADRMAEERIERVRNSRTQFLRNEHNILSRR; the protein is encoded by the coding sequence ATGGAAATTTTCAACAGAATGGAACAACACGATTACGAACAGTTAGTATTTTGCCAAGATAAAAGCTCGGGCCTAAAAGCTATTATTTGTATTCATGACACGACTCTAGGACCGGCACTTGGCGGTACGCGCATGTGGAATTATGCAACAGAAGAAGAAGCGATTGAAGATGCCATTCGTCTTGCTCGCGGAATGACTTACAAAAATGCTGCAGCAGGTCTTAACTTGGGTGGCGGAAAAACAGTTATTATCGGAGATCCATTGAAAGACAAAAACGAAGAAATGTTCCGTGCATTCGGACGTTTTATTCAAGGATTAAACGGGCGTTATATAACTGCTGAAGACGTTGGAACAACTGTTGCGGATATGGATTTAATCCACGAAGAAACAGATTTCGTAACAGGAATCTCGCCAGCATTTGGCTCTTCAGGTAATCCATCACCTGTTACAGCATACGGCGCTTATATTGGAATGAAAGCCGCGGCTTTAGAAGCATTTGGCGACGATTCTTTAGAAGGCAAAACAGTTGCAGTTCAAGGTGTTGGGAACGTCGCGTACCCACTTTGCGAATATCTTCACAAAGAAGGTGCGAAATTAATCGTTACAGATATTAACCAAGATGCTGTAAATCGTGCAGTAGAAGCATTCGGCGCAACAGCAGTTGCACCAAATGACATCTACTCACAAGAAGCGGATATTTTTGCACCGTGTGCAATGGGCGCAATCATCAACGATGATACGATTCCTCAATTAAAAGTAAAAGTAGTTGCTGGCTCTGCTAACAACCAATTAAAAGAAGAGCGTCACGGCGATGAGCTTGAAGCACGTGGTATCGTATATGCACCTGACTTTGTTATTAACTCAGGCGGTGTTATCAACGTTGCAGATGAATTATATGGTTACAACAATGAACGCGCGATGAAACGCGTTGAAACAATTTATGACAGCATCACGAAAATTTATGCAATTTCTAAACGTGATAACGTACCAAGTTACATCGCTGCGGACCGCATGGCTGAAGAGCGAATCGAACGCGTTCGCAATTCAAGAACTCAGTTTCTTAGAAATGAACATAATATTTTAAGCAGAAGATAA
- the yqiS gene encoding phosphate butyryltransferase produces the protein MATLNQLFEMVSDESNHTVAVAAAADVSVLKAVSMAIERNMAHFRLYDDELTVTAMLREHFPELLDHPKVQLCHVDSLEMAAQEAVKSVFRNDSDILMKGQIATAVLLKAVLNPTYGLRTGSIMSHVAVFEVAGFDRLIFLTDAGMNISPDLPQKVQIIQNAVQIARSVGVELPIVAPLAGVEVINPNMQVTLDAAALTAMNRRGQIKNCIVDGPFALDNAISVDAAKHKRIAGNNAGNADILLVPTIESGNILYKSLVFFANAKVGSIVAGAKAPIVLSSRADSADSKLYSLALAICSSLTLRTSTRGN, from the coding sequence ATGGCCACATTAAATCAGTTATTCGAGATGGTTTCGGATGAGTCTAATCATACGGTGGCTGTTGCAGCTGCTGCTGATGTGTCCGTTCTCAAAGCCGTGAGTATGGCTATCGAACGCAATATGGCTCATTTCCGACTATACGACGATGAATTGACTGTAACAGCAATGCTAAGGGAGCATTTTCCCGAGCTGCTCGATCACCCTAAAGTTCAGTTGTGTCACGTTGATAGTTTGGAAATGGCTGCACAAGAAGCTGTAAAGTCCGTATTCAGGAATGATTCCGATATCTTGATGAAGGGTCAGATTGCGACAGCGGTACTGTTAAAGGCCGTACTAAATCCAACCTATGGTCTGCGGACGGGCTCGATCATGTCTCATGTAGCTGTTTTTGAAGTCGCTGGGTTTGATCGGTTGATTTTTTTGACAGATGCAGGCATGAATATTAGTCCTGATTTACCTCAAAAAGTACAAATTATTCAAAATGCTGTTCAAATCGCGCGCTCAGTAGGTGTAGAATTACCAATCGTTGCACCACTTGCGGGGGTAGAAGTAATTAATCCGAACATGCAAGTGACACTAGACGCTGCAGCGCTTACTGCGATGAATCGGCGTGGCCAAATCAAAAATTGTATCGTAGACGGGCCATTTGCTCTCGACAATGCGATATCAGTAGATGCGGCCAAACATAAGCGAATAGCAGGAAACAATGCCGGCAACGCCGACATTTTACTTGTTCCAACTATTGAATCCGGAAATATCCTGTATAAATCGCTGGTCTTTTTTGCAAATGCCAAAGTCGGCAGTATTGTAGCTGGTGCTAAAGCGCCAATTGTTTTATCGTCGCGTGCTGATAGTGCAGACAGCAAACTGTATTCATTGGCTTTGGCCATTTGCTCATCATTAACGCTAAGAACATCTACTAGGGGGAATTAA